Proteins encoded in a region of the Hypomesus transpacificus isolate Combined female chromosome 17, fHypTra1, whole genome shotgun sequence genome:
- the ppfia3 gene encoding liprin-alpha-3 encodes MMCEVMPTISEDGRGGGGGSSSPGGGTGGGFGSREGRGGDEGGSTGNLESLMVNMLTERERLLESLRETQDCLGTAQLRLRDLGHEKDSLQRQLTIALPQEFAVLTKELNVCREQLLEREEEIGELKAERSNTRV; translated from the exons ATGATGTGCGAGGTGATGCCCACCATCTCTGAGGatgggcgggggggcgggggcggctCGTCCTCTCCcggcggggggacggggggggggttcgGGAGCAGGGAGGGCCGTGGGGGAGACGAGGGGGGCAGCACGGGGAACCTGGAGTCCCTGATGGTGAACATGCTGACGGAGAGAGAGCGTCTGCTGGAGAGcctgagggagacacaggaCTGCCTGGGCACGGCCCAGCTGCGTCTGAGGGACCTGGGCCACGAGAAGGACTCCCTGCAGAGGCAGCTGACCATCGCTCTGCCACAG GAGTTTGCGGTCTTGACCAAAGAGCTGAACGTGTGCAGAGAGcagctgctggagagagaggaggagatcggTGAACTGAAGGCAGAGCGCAGCAACACTCGG